One window from the genome of Hyphomonas neptunium ATCC 15444 encodes:
- a CDS encoding LysE family translocator produces the protein MDPAAAILSFSVAALLLTLTPGLDTALVLRTATVESPRRGMIAGAGVTLGVLVWGIAAAAGVGSLAAASPLAYQALRIAGALYVLWLGGQMIWSAYQTLRHHKAADKVSAQTARQPNWFLRGLTTNLLNPKVGLFYASFLPQFLPRDHFGPAGLVAFGAGLALIHCAFGLAFFALITSAAARASRFLARPGVRGGIEGLTGLVLCAAALLLLIAH, from the coding sequence ATGGACCCCGCCGCCGCCATCCTCTCCTTCTCCGTCGCCGCCCTGCTGCTGACGCTGACGCCCGGCCTCGATACCGCGCTCGTCCTGCGCACAGCCACCGTCGAAAGCCCCCGCCGGGGCATGATCGCAGGCGCCGGCGTCACGCTCGGCGTCCTCGTCTGGGGCATTGCGGCCGCCGCCGGTGTCGGCTCCCTCGCCGCCGCCTCCCCGCTCGCCTACCAGGCCCTGCGCATCGCGGGCGCTCTCTATGTCCTCTGGCTCGGCGGCCAGATGATCTGGTCAGCATACCAGACGCTCCGCCACCACAAAGCAGCAGATAAAGTCAGCGCGCAAACCGCCCGCCAGCCCAACTGGTTCCTCCGGGGTCTGACGACTAATCTGCTCAATCCCAAAGTTGGCCTCTTCTACGCAAGCTTCCTGCCGCAATTCCTCCCGAGAGACCATTTCGGCCCAGCCGGCCTCGTCGCCTTCGGCGCCGGCCTCGCCCTCATCCATTGCGCCTTTGGCCTCGCCTTCTTTGCCCTCATCACCAGCGCCGCCGCCCGCGCCAGCCGCTTCCTCGCCCGCCCCGGCGTGCGCGGGGGCATCGAGGGGCTCACCGGCCTCGTCCTCTGCGCCGCCGCCCTCCTGCTGCTGATTGCGCATTAG
- a CDS encoding 2-hydroxychromene-2-carboxylate isomerase, with protein MRPPAPIEFWFDFSSGYAYFAAQEIDALGARVGRPILWRPYMLGTAFKVTGMRGLSATPVKGGYARHDWQRAARKLGVPFAPPADHPKIALPATRAFYWIEAHHPGQERPFAREIFARYYSGALDSSDPDAIAALAGPLGLDAAALREGLETPAIKDHARATSEAAIARGIFGSPFFVIDEEPFWGWDRLPMLEDWARTGGW; from the coding sequence ATGCGCCCGCCTGCCCCGATCGAATTCTGGTTCGATTTTTCTTCCGGCTATGCCTATTTCGCCGCTCAGGAAATTGACGCGCTCGGCGCCCGTGTCGGCCGCCCCATCCTCTGGCGCCCCTATATGCTGGGCACGGCGTTCAAGGTCACCGGCATGCGCGGCCTCTCTGCCACACCGGTAAAGGGCGGCTATGCCCGCCACGACTGGCAGCGCGCGGCCCGTAAGCTCGGGGTCCCCTTCGCCCCGCCTGCCGATCACCCGAAAATCGCCCTGCCCGCCACCCGCGCCTTCTACTGGATAGAGGCCCACCATCCCGGCCAGGAACGCCCCTTCGCCCGCGAGATCTTCGCCCGCTACTATTCCGGCGCGCTCGATAGCAGCGACCCCGATGCCATCGCCGCCCTCGCCGGCCCGCTCGGGCTGGACGCAGCCGCCCTGCGCGAAGGCCTCGAAACCCCCGCCATCAAGGACCATGCCCGCGCCACCAGCGAAGCGGCCATCGCGCGCGGCATCTTCGGCTCGCCCTTCTTCGTGATTGATGAGGAACCCTTCTGGGGCTGGGACCGTCTGCCCATGCTCGAGGACTGGGCCCGCACGGGCGGCTGGTAA
- the lon gene encoding endopeptidase La, which produces MPKTKTVPVLPLRDIVVFPDMVAPLFVGRDKSVRALEMIDESDNEIMLVAQKDAAVDNPVTSDLHATGTLATILQLLKLPDGTVKVLVEGRSRARLVALHDRAEYFEAEVEAIPEADASGADVQALMRAVQEQFENYVKLNRKIPPEAVTTISQLTDPGRLADQVASNLSVKLSDKQELLEMPEVKDRLEKVFSLMEGEMGMLQMERKIKNRVKRQMEKTQREYYLNEQMKAIQRELGDSGGEGGERDELAELDQKIADTPLSQEARTKAEAEMKKLRQMSPMSAESTVVRNYLDWILSLPWGKRKDIETDLLKAEKQLDDDHYGLDKVKERILEYLAVQKRTGRLKGPILCLVGPPGVGKTSLGRSIAEATGRDFVRVSLGGVRDESEIRGHRRTYIGSMPGRVIQSLKKTKSGNPLFLLDEIDKMGMDHRGDPASALLEVLDPEQNSTFNDHYLEVDYDLSDVMFVTTANSLNMPQPLLDRMEIIRIAGYTEEEKLEITKRHLIPQVREDHGLRDDEWIVTDEAIRDLIRYYSREAGVRSLKREVSRLARKAVREIATGEHTSLTIDSDNLAKYAGVRKHRYGLADETDQVGAVTGLAWTEVGGDLLTIEAVKMPGRGAMKVTGNLRDVMKESISAASSLVRARSVDLGIKPTVFNTTDIHVHVPDGATPKDGPSAGAAMTTAIVSLLTGIPVNREVAMTGEISLRGRVLPIGGLKEKLLAALRGGIKTVLIPKENEKDLDEIPDNVKTGMKIIPVSDIQEVLKLALTGPLTAIEWSEADEARLQASLGGGPAPATDGDAVRTH; this is translated from the coding sequence CGACAACCCTGTGACCAGTGACCTGCATGCGACGGGCACGCTGGCGACCATCCTGCAACTCTTGAAGCTGCCCGATGGCACCGTGAAGGTGCTGGTCGAGGGCCGCTCGCGCGCGCGCCTGGTGGCGCTGCATGACCGGGCCGAGTATTTCGAGGCTGAGGTTGAGGCCATTCCGGAAGCCGATGCGTCGGGCGCTGATGTGCAGGCGCTGATGCGCGCCGTGCAGGAGCAGTTCGAGAACTATGTGAAGCTTAACCGCAAGATCCCGCCTGAGGCGGTGACCACGATCAGCCAGCTGACTGATCCGGGCCGGCTTGCCGATCAGGTGGCGTCAAACCTCTCTGTGAAGCTTTCCGACAAGCAGGAATTGCTGGAGATGCCGGAGGTTAAAGACCGGCTGGAGAAGGTCTTCTCGCTGATGGAAGGCGAGATGGGCATGCTGCAGATGGAGCGGAAGATCAAAAACCGCGTCAAGCGGCAGATGGAGAAGACCCAGCGCGAATATTATCTCAACGAGCAGATGAAGGCGATCCAGCGCGAGCTGGGCGATTCTGGCGGCGAGGGCGGCGAGCGCGATGAGCTGGCCGAGCTTGACCAGAAGATTGCCGACACGCCGCTGAGCCAGGAAGCGCGCACCAAGGCCGAAGCCGAGATGAAGAAGCTGCGTCAGATGTCGCCGATGTCGGCGGAATCGACGGTTGTGCGGAACTATCTCGACTGGATTCTGTCGCTGCCCTGGGGCAAGCGGAAGGACATCGAAACTGACCTTCTCAAAGCCGAGAAGCAGCTCGATGACGACCATTACGGCCTCGACAAGGTGAAAGAGCGTATTCTCGAATACCTCGCCGTGCAGAAGCGGACCGGGCGCCTCAAAGGCCCGATCCTCTGTCTCGTCGGGCCTCCGGGCGTGGGTAAGACCTCGCTGGGCCGCTCGATTGCCGAAGCCACGGGACGCGACTTTGTGCGTGTGTCGCTGGGCGGCGTGCGCGATGAGAGCGAGATCCGCGGTCACCGCCGGACCTATATCGGCTCGATGCCGGGCCGGGTGATCCAGAGCCTGAAGAAGACCAAGAGCGGCAACCCGCTGTTCCTGCTCGACGAGATCGACAAGATGGGCATGGACCATCGCGGCGATCCGGCTTCGGCGCTGCTCGAAGTGCTCGACCCTGAGCAGAACTCGACGTTCAACGACCATTATCTGGAGGTCGACTATGACCTCTCCGACGTGATGTTCGTGACGACGGCGAACTCGCTCAACATGCCTCAGCCGCTGCTGGACCGGATGGAGATCATCCGTATCGCGGGCTACACCGAAGAAGAGAAGCTGGAGATCACCAAGCGCCACCTCATTCCGCAGGTGCGCGAGGATCATGGTCTCAGGGATGACGAATGGATCGTGACCGACGAGGCCATCCGCGACCTGATCCGCTACTATTCGCGTGAAGCGGGCGTGCGGAGCCTGAAGCGTGAAGTTTCGCGCCTTGCCCGCAAGGCTGTGCGTGAGATTGCAACGGGCGAGCATACGAGCCTGACCATCGATTCGGACAATCTCGCCAAATATGCGGGCGTCCGGAAGCATCGCTACGGCCTTGCCGACGAAACCGATCAGGTGGGCGCTGTCACCGGCCTTGCCTGGACGGAAGTGGGCGGCGACCTGCTGACCATCGAGGCGGTGAAAATGCCCGGCCGGGGCGCGATGAAGGTGACGGGTAACCTGCGCGATGTGATGAAGGAGTCGATTTCGGCGGCCAGCTCGCTCGTGCGGGCCCGCTCTGTGGACCTCGGCATCAAGCCGACCGTGTTCAACACGACCGACATCCACGTGCACGTGCCAGATGGCGCAACGCCCAAGGATGGCCCGTCTGCGGGCGCGGCCATGACCACGGCCATCGTTTCGCTGCTGACCGGCATTCCGGTGAACCGCGAAGTGGCGATGACAGGCGAGATATCCTTGCGTGGACGGGTGCTGCCGATTGGCGGCCTCAAGGAGAAACTGCTCGCGGCCCTGCGCGGCGGCATCAAGACGGTGCTGATCCCGAAGGAAAACGAGAAGGACCTCGATGAGATCCCCGATAACGTCAAAACCGGCATGAAGATCATTCCGGTGTCGGACATCCAGGAAGTGCTGAAACTGGCGCTGACCGGGCCTCTGACGGCGATCGAATGGTCTGAAGCCGATGAGGCGCGCCTGCAGGCGAGCCTGGGCGGCGGACCGGCCCCGGCAACGGACGGCGATGCGGTGCGCACGCACTGA
- a CDS encoding NAD(P)H-dependent glycerol-3-phosphate dehydrogenase has product MTQHFKTFGVIGAGAWGTAIAQMLAREGQTVHLWALEPEVAAAINTARENTAFLKGVPLKPEIRATNKLEDLGLADAIFAVAPAQHTRTTLRALRASLRPGTPVVLCSKGIELATGEFMTQVLKDELPEAIPAVMSGPSFAIDVAKGLPTAVTLAIEDTRLGTELIQAISTPTFRPYLGTDLLGAEVGGSVKNVLAIACGIALGKGLGRSAHAALIARGYAEMTRLALTLGAEAETLTGLSGLGDLVLTCSSETSRNMSLGLALGKGETLASILAARNAVTEGVATAPVLRRLARSQGIEMPICEAVAAVIEGEITVDDAITALLMRPVKAEAVKP; this is encoded by the coding sequence ATGACACAGCACTTCAAGACATTCGGCGTCATCGGCGCGGGCGCCTGGGGCACAGCCATCGCGCAGATGCTGGCCCGCGAAGGCCAGACCGTGCATCTCTGGGCGCTCGAGCCCGAGGTCGCCGCCGCCATCAACACCGCCCGCGAGAACACCGCCTTCCTCAAAGGCGTGCCCCTGAAGCCGGAAATCCGCGCCACCAACAAGCTGGAAGACCTTGGCCTCGCCGACGCCATCTTCGCCGTCGCCCCCGCCCAGCACACCCGCACAACCCTGCGCGCCCTGCGCGCCAGCCTGCGTCCCGGCACGCCCGTCGTCCTCTGCTCCAAGGGCATCGAACTCGCCACCGGCGAATTCATGACCCAGGTTCTGAAGGATGAGCTTCCCGAAGCCATCCCCGCCGTCATGTCCGGCCCCAGCTTCGCCATCGACGTCGCCAAGGGCCTGCCCACCGCGGTCACCCTCGCCATCGAAGATACCCGCCTCGGCACAGAGCTGATCCAGGCCATCTCCACGCCCACCTTCCGGCCCTATCTGGGTACGGACCTTCTGGGGGCGGAAGTCGGCGGCTCGGTGAAAAACGTCCTCGCCATCGCCTGCGGCATCGCGCTCGGCAAGGGCCTCGGCCGCTCCGCCCATGCCGCCCTCATCGCACGCGGCTATGCCGAGATGACCCGCCTCGCCCTGACGCTGGGCGCAGAGGCGGAAACCCTCACCGGCCTCTCCGGCCTCGGCGATCTCGTGCTCACCTGCTCGTCGGAAACCAGCCGCAACATGTCCCTCGGCCTCGCGCTCGGCAAAGGCGAAACCCTCGCCAGCATCCTCGCCGCCCGCAACGCCGTGACCGAAGGCGTTGCCACCGCCCCGGTCCTGCGCCGCCTCGCCCGCAGCCAGGGCATCGAAATGCCCATCTGCGAAGCCGTCGCCGCCGTCATCGAAGGCGAAATCACCGTGGATGACGCCATCACCGCCCTCCTGATGCGCCCGGTAAAAGCCGAAGCGGTAAAGCCTTAG
- a CDS encoding META domain-containing protein — MKLSRLLMVAAAPLVMAACGAPAPEPAGDASASLAFGTDYSCSGMDISVGILDEETVLRANGKEYRMAPVKTASGAKYAAEGEPETSFWNKGEGGTLVLEGVEYADCSQVGGYGEPAGAIDTAELETAAETFTARGNEPGWTVTLDGTTLTYVYAYGEGRYEAPQPAAETVDGGKRYATADGNLAVTVLDKVCADDMSGMPYPKTVTVQMEDARVQGCGGDTQDLLTGAWDVIEVNGAPVMPGAVLTMTFEANARTEPDTPGQFVPDTGRVSGKSGCNGYGADYTISGEGLSVGDVTTTEMACEPDIMEQEQAFQDALRQVTAISFDETGEMELRDHEFRQIYARRP, encoded by the coding sequence ATGAAACTTTCCCGTCTTCTGATGGTGGCGGCGGCGCCGCTGGTCATGGCTGCCTGTGGCGCGCCGGCGCCGGAACCGGCCGGGGACGCGAGCGCGTCGCTGGCGTTTGGCACGGACTATTCGTGCAGCGGGATGGACATATCGGTCGGCATTCTGGACGAGGAGACGGTGCTGCGCGCCAACGGGAAAGAATACCGGATGGCGCCGGTGAAGACCGCTTCAGGCGCCAAATATGCCGCTGAGGGCGAGCCGGAAACCTCGTTCTGGAACAAGGGCGAGGGCGGAACGCTGGTGCTGGAAGGCGTGGAATATGCCGATTGCTCGCAGGTGGGTGGCTATGGTGAGCCGGCCGGGGCGATTGACACGGCGGAGCTGGAGACGGCGGCCGAGACGTTTACCGCGCGCGGCAATGAGCCGGGCTGGACGGTGACGCTGGACGGGACGACGCTGACCTATGTGTATGCCTATGGCGAGGGCCGGTATGAGGCGCCCCAGCCGGCGGCCGAAACGGTCGATGGCGGGAAGCGCTATGCCACGGCTGACGGCAATCTGGCGGTGACGGTGCTGGACAAGGTGTGCGCCGATGACATGTCGGGCATGCCCTATCCCAAGACGGTGACGGTGCAGATGGAAGATGCGCGCGTGCAGGGCTGTGGCGGGGATACGCAGGACCTGCTGACCGGCGCGTGGGACGTGATCGAGGTGAACGGGGCGCCGGTGATGCCGGGGGCGGTCCTTACGATGACATTCGAAGCCAATGCCAGGACAGAACCGGACACACCGGGACAGTTTGTGCCCGATACGGGACGCGTGAGCGGCAAGTCTGGCTGTAACGGCTATGGCGCCGATTACACGATTTCGGGCGAGGGGCTGAGCGTGGGCGACGTGACCACGACCGAGATGGCGTGTGAGCCGGACATCATGGAGCAGGAGCAGGCCTTTCAGGACGCGCTGCGGCAGGTGACGGCGATCTCGTTTGACGAGACCGGGGAGATGGAACTGCGCGACCATGAGTTCCGCCAGATCTACGCCCGGCGCCCGTAA
- a CDS encoding crotonase/enoyl-CoA hydratase family protein, whose protein sequence is MLKDTYEAFKVTIEDKVAHIQMSRPEAMNTMNKAFWNELPEIVRTIDNNALARVIVISSTGKHFSAGMDTSVFTTPRPAADHDRFVMAEAFRLNVKAIQSSFNCMEEARVPVLFACHGAVIGGAIDMITAGDIRWCTKDAYFCIMEINIAMTADVGTFPRLQRYIPEGWVKELAYTGRKIDAAKAKEIGLVNDIYDTHEELIAGVMATAREIASKNPLAVTGSKVLINYGRDHTTAETLDYIGLWNTAMFPPPHMAEAFAARAEKREPVFPDLAPVRTEPM, encoded by the coding sequence ATGCTGAAAGACACATACGAAGCCTTCAAGGTGACCATCGAAGACAAGGTCGCCCACATCCAGATGTCGCGCCCCGAGGCGATGAACACGATGAACAAGGCGTTCTGGAACGAACTGCCCGAAATCGTCCGCACCATCGACAATAACGCGCTGGCCCGCGTCATCGTCATTTCCTCCACCGGCAAGCATTTCTCTGCTGGGATGGATACGTCCGTCTTCACCACGCCCCGCCCCGCCGCCGATCATGACCGCTTCGTGATGGCCGAGGCCTTCCGACTGAACGTGAAGGCCATCCAGTCCTCCTTCAACTGCATGGAAGAAGCCCGCGTGCCGGTCCTCTTCGCCTGCCACGGCGCAGTCATCGGCGGCGCCATCGACATGATCACCGCCGGCGACATCCGCTGGTGCACCAAAGACGCCTATTTCTGCATCATGGAAATCAACATCGCGATGACCGCCGATGTCGGCACCTTCCCGCGCCTCCAGCGCTACATCCCCGAAGGCTGGGTGAAAGAACTCGCCTATACCGGCCGCAAGATCGATGCTGCCAAGGCCAAGGAAATCGGCCTGGTGAACGACATCTACGACACCCATGAAGAGCTCATCGCCGGCGTCATGGCCACGGCCCGCGAGATCGCCTCGAAAAACCCCCTCGCCGTCACCGGCTCCAAGGTCCTCATCAATTACGGCCGCGACCACACCACCGCCGAAACGCTCGACTATATCGGCCTCTGGAACACCGCCATGTTCCCCCCGCCGCACATGGCCGAAGCCTTTGCCGCCCGCGCCGAAAAACGCGAGCCGGTCTTCCCCGACCTCGCCCCCGTCCGTACAGAGCCTATGTAA
- a CDS encoding flavin-containing monooxygenase produces the protein MDQAVNKATTRIAILGAGMSGLGAAAKLKEAGYSVIDIFEKSGGVGGTWRDNTYPGCGCDVPSHLYSYSFELNPDWDYKWSLQPQILKYFEDFADKYDVRRHCRFNTEITECRWDDAANSWTLTDRAGKTYTADVLISGLGQLNIPHTPNFPGLDTFKGGAFHSARWDHSVGLKGKTVAVIGNGPSAVQFVPEIQKVVGKMLSFQRSPAWCRPRGQRAYDAKAKKYFAGADWRINWYRWRIRAFADFGFGAFLQKSPLGLADSMKKMCQKHLEDQVQDPVLREKLTPDFEPGCKRILISDDYYPALAKPNVDVLRQGIKAVTPDGVIGEDGQEYKCDAIIWATGFQSTEFLTPMQVYGRNGLSLNQAWKDGAEAFKGMAVSGFPNLFLLYGPNTNLGHNSIILMVEHQIHYMIQCIDKIAEKGVAAIDVTPSAMTAYNVRVQSEIAKTVWASDCHSWYKNEAGKVTNNWYGKTTDYKKETRTPDWTDFEVVKG, from the coding sequence ATGGACCAGGCGGTCAACAAGGCGACGACACGGATTGCCATTCTCGGCGCCGGGATGAGCGGGCTGGGCGCGGCGGCCAAGCTCAAGGAAGCTGGCTACAGCGTCATCGACATTTTCGAGAAGTCTGGCGGGGTAGGCGGCACCTGGCGGGACAACACCTATCCGGGATGCGGATGTGATGTGCCCAGCCATCTTTATTCCTATTCGTTCGAGCTTAATCCGGACTGGGATTACAAATGGTCGCTCCAGCCGCAGATCCTCAAATATTTCGAGGATTTTGCCGACAAGTATGATGTGCGCCGGCATTGCCGGTTCAACACCGAGATTACCGAGTGCCGGTGGGATGACGCGGCCAACAGCTGGACGCTGACCGACCGGGCGGGGAAGACGTATACGGCCGATGTGCTGATTTCCGGTCTGGGGCAGCTGAACATTCCGCATACGCCCAACTTCCCCGGCCTCGACACGTTCAAGGGCGGGGCGTTCCATTCGGCGCGGTGGGACCATTCGGTGGGTCTGAAAGGCAAGACGGTTGCGGTGATCGGAAATGGTCCGAGCGCGGTGCAGTTTGTGCCGGAGATTCAGAAGGTCGTCGGCAAGATGCTGAGCTTTCAGCGCTCGCCGGCCTGGTGCCGTCCGCGCGGGCAGCGGGCGTATGACGCCAAAGCGAAGAAATACTTTGCGGGCGCAGACTGGCGGATCAACTGGTATCGGTGGCGCATCCGGGCGTTTGCCGATTTCGGCTTTGGCGCGTTCTTGCAGAAGTCTCCGCTGGGGCTGGCCGATTCCATGAAGAAGATGTGCCAGAAGCATCTGGAAGATCAGGTGCAGGACCCTGTGCTGCGCGAGAAGCTGACGCCGGATTTCGAGCCGGGGTGCAAACGTATTCTGATCTCGGATGATTATTATCCCGCGCTGGCCAAGCCGAATGTCGACGTGCTGCGCCAGGGCATCAAGGCGGTGACGCCGGACGGGGTGATCGGCGAGGACGGGCAGGAATATAAATGTGACGCGATCATCTGGGCGACGGGGTTCCAGTCGACCGAGTTCCTGACGCCGATGCAGGTGTATGGCCGCAATGGCCTCAGCCTGAACCAGGCCTGGAAGGATGGCGCCGAGGCGTTCAAGGGGATGGCGGTCTCGGGCTTCCCGAACCTCTTCCTGCTGTATGGACCCAATACCAATCTTGGCCACAACTCCATCATCCTGATGGTGGAGCACCAGATCCACTACATGATCCAGTGTATCGACAAGATTGCCGAGAAGGGCGTGGCGGCGATTGACGTGACGCCCTCAGCGATGACCGCTTATAACGTGCGTGTACAGAGCGAGATTGCCAAGACGGTCTGGGCGTCGGACTGCCACAGCTGGTACAAGAACGAGGCCGGCAAGGTGACCAATAACTGGTATGGCAAGACGACCGATTACAAGAAAGAGACGCGCACGCCGGACTGGACGGATTTTGAGGTGGTGAAGGGCTGA
- a CDS encoding acetyl-CoA acetyltransferase: MAKGDFPVLIGVGQAMSQWDGKNGADGAPSPLSLMADASNAALVDTGVSGMAAAIDALAVVRIFEDSVPGDRHPHGHNTNLPGTLARETNTNPGYLVYETVGGQSPQALVNEFARRIHDGEFDAVLISGSEANRASKGARKNGVEINWADQDARDYEDRGLGPMMLSRGEIKHGLVTPAYFYGLFENAIAAREGRGRAGQRKAMAELFQPFSATAAKNPWSQFPQEHSVEFLSTPSRENYEYADPFLKWFIAQDAVNQGAAAIIVSSSKADELGVPEGKRVYLHGGGEAGDDHISVRPVLDRSWAMDTAVSRALAQAGKTTADIHHFDLYSCFPCAVFSGAAALGIDWKTDKRPLTLTGGLPFFGGPGNNYSLHGIAEMVALLRENPGNTGLVLANGGWMTKEAAGVYSAAKPAKFTPAEKGAKPAEQVEIATESCEGTLETFTVTHGKEGPERGIIFARLADGRRAIANNADAATLAVLREDASPVGRKVAITVDGETGSFQFK, encoded by the coding sequence ATGGCAAAAGGTGATTTTCCGGTCCTGATCGGCGTAGGCCAGGCGATGAGCCAGTGGGACGGCAAGAACGGCGCAGACGGCGCCCCCTCGCCCCTCTCCCTGATGGCAGACGCCTCCAACGCCGCCCTTGTGGACACCGGCGTCTCCGGCATGGCCGCCGCCATTGACGCCCTCGCCGTGGTGCGCATCTTTGAGGACTCCGTCCCCGGCGACCGCCACCCCCACGGCCACAACACAAACCTCCCCGGAACCCTCGCCCGCGAGACGAACACCAATCCCGGCTACCTCGTCTACGAAACCGTCGGCGGCCAGAGCCCCCAGGCCCTCGTCAACGAGTTCGCCCGCCGCATTCATGACGGCGAGTTTGATGCCGTCCTCATCTCCGGCTCGGAAGCCAACCGCGCCTCAAAAGGCGCCCGCAAGAACGGCGTCGAGATCAACTGGGCCGATCAGGACGCGCGCGACTATGAAGACCGGGGCCTCGGCCCGATGATGCTCTCGCGCGGCGAAATCAAGCACGGCCTCGTCACGCCCGCTTACTTCTACGGCCTGTTCGAAAACGCCATCGCCGCCCGCGAAGGCCGGGGCCGCGCAGGCCAGCGCAAGGCCATGGCCGAGCTGTTCCAGCCCTTCTCCGCTACGGCCGCGAAAAACCCCTGGTCGCAATTCCCGCAGGAACATTCGGTGGAGTTCCTCTCCACCCCCTCGCGCGAAAACTATGAGTATGCAGACCCCTTCCTGAAATGGTTCATCGCCCAGGACGCCGTCAATCAGGGCGCCGCCGCGATCATCGTCTCCTCCTCGAAGGCCGACGAACTCGGCGTGCCGGAAGGAAAGCGCGTCTATCTCCATGGCGGCGGCGAGGCAGGCGACGATCACATCTCCGTCCGCCCGGTTCTGGACCGCTCCTGGGCCATGGACACCGCCGTCTCCCGCGCCCTTGCTCAAGCGGGCAAGACCACGGCAGACATCCACCATTTCGATCTCTACTCCTGCTTCCCCTGCGCCGTCTTCTCCGGCGCGGCGGCCCTCGGTATCGACTGGAAAACGGACAAACGCCCCCTCACGCTCACAGGCGGGCTTCCCTTCTTCGGTGGCCCGGGAAACAACTACTCCCTGCACGGAATAGCCGAGATGGTCGCCCTGCTGCGTGAAAACCCCGGCAATACCGGCCTCGTCCTCGCCAATGGCGGCTGGATGACCAAGGAAGCCGCCGGCGTCTACTCCGCCGCCAAACCGGCCAAATTCACCCCCGCCGAAAAAGGCGCCAAACCGGCAGAACAAGTCGAAATCGCCACTGAATCCTGCGAAGGCACGCTCGAAACCTTCACCGTTACCCACGGCAAGGAAGGCCCCGAACGCGGCATCATCTTCGCCCGCCTTGCCGACGGCCGCCGCGCCATCGCCAACAACGCGGACGCCGCCACGCTGGCCGTGCTGCGCGAAGACGCCAGCCCCGTCGGCCGCAAAGTCGCCATCACAGTCGACGGCGAAACCGGCAGCTTTCAGTTCAAATAG
- a CDS encoding haloalkane dehalogenase, whose amino-acid sequence MKVMRTPDARFENLPDYPFAPHYHNVTAPDGTPLRMHYLDEGPRDGEILLCLHGQPSWSYLYRKMIPLLTAAGYRVLAPDLIGFGKSDKPGAIEDYSYSGHAAWLEEWMLALDLTGLTLVCQDWGGLLGLRLAGMHPDRFKRLVVANTGLPDSRQLAPQMSEMLGMLYPQVPVPSASDVGDAFRSGAPGAFLFWVKYAAEAPDFAVRDVFGLLSDISDDAVLNGYEAPFPDETYLAGARRFPSLVPLLPNGAEERAKNDAAWAVLEKFEKPVLTAFADDDPVTKGGEAAFQTRIPGAKGQNHVTISGGGHFLQEHRPEAFSQAIITFMRANP is encoded by the coding sequence ATGAAGGTCATGCGGACACCGGACGCACGGTTTGAAAACCTGCCGGATTACCCCTTCGCCCCGCATTATCACAACGTGACAGCCCCAGACGGCACACCCCTGCGGATGCATTATCTCGACGAAGGCCCGCGTGACGGCGAGATCCTCCTCTGCCTCCACGGCCAGCCCTCCTGGAGCTATCTTTACCGCAAGATGATCCCCCTGCTGACGGCCGCCGGATACCGCGTCCTGGCGCCAGACCTCATCGGCTTCGGCAAATCCGACAAGCCAGGGGCCATCGAGGACTATTCCTATTCCGGCCATGCCGCCTGGCTGGAAGAGTGGATGCTGGCCCTGGACCTCACCGGTCTCACCCTCGTCTGTCAGGACTGGGGCGGCCTCCTCGGCCTGCGCCTGGCGGGTATGCACCCGGATCGCTTCAAACGCCTCGTCGTGGCCAATACCGGCCTGCCCGATTCCAGACAACTCGCCCCGCAGATGTCGGAAATGCTCGGCATGCTCTATCCGCAGGTGCCCGTGCCCAGCGCCAGCGATGTGGGCGATGCCTTCCGCTCTGGCGCGCCCGGCGCTTTTCTCTTCTGGGTCAAATACGCCGCCGAGGCACCGGACTTTGCCGTCCGCGATGTCTTTGGTCTTCTGTCGGACATTTCCGACGACGCCGTTCTGAATGGTTATGAGGCTCCGTTCCCGGACGAAACCTATCTCGCCGGCGCCCGCCGTTTTCCCTCCCTCGTACCCCTCCTGCCCAATGGCGCGGAGGAGCGCGCCAAGAACGACGCCGCCTGGGCCGTTCTGGAAAAGTTCGAGAAGCCTGTCCTCACCGCCTTCGCTGATGACGATCCCGTCACCAAGGGCGGCGAAGCGGCTTTCCAGACCCGTATCCCCGGCGCCAAGGGCCAGAACCACGTCACCATCTCTGGCGGCGGCCACTTCCTGCAAGAACACCGCCCCGAAGCCTTCAGCCAGGCCATCATCACCTTCATGCGCGCCAACCCCTGA